A single genomic interval of Primulina huaijiensis isolate GDHJ02 chromosome 7, ASM1229523v2, whole genome shotgun sequence harbors:
- the LOC140981675 gene encoding uncharacterized protein, whose protein sequence is MTVVEYSSKFHSLGTYSLTIMGDETLKIHRFKKGLNSRIQSALAVIEPNSFDELMGAAIRAENDIKRREAENKLKRPQSSQYQLGQQFKKPRFSSNQFTSSPSKGTTPSQSSKEGVKCQTCRFTHTSECRRNSGACFRCGKMDHRIAQCPLPDPRNGPAGGTTPNKPKENKPNARVYAITQEEADNSNDVVAGTILINNIPAYVLFDCGATHSFMSKRFAKKLGAKPDNLEEPYRLATPANRILETRTLYRDIGVLIDNKSFKENLIQLNMVEFDVILGMDWLANNHALVECHGKTVTIQVPHQEKILFHGKTKERKTLLPASQTWKAMKSREEVYLAMLSEVKQETALALEEIPVVQEFPDVFPEELPGTIPDREVEFEINLIPRAAPTSKAPYRMAPAELKELKEQLQELLDKKQIRPSASPWGAPVLFVKKKDGSMRLCINYR, encoded by the coding sequence ATGACAGTGGTGGAGTATTCATCCAAGTTCCATTCATTGGGAACTTACTCCCTAACCATCATGGGAGACGAGACCTTGAAGATACATCGCTTCAAGAAGGGATTGAACAGCCGTATTCAATCTGCCCTTGCGGTTATCGAGCCCAatagttttgatgaattgatggGAGCCGCCATCAGGGCTGAGAATGACATTAAGAGGCGTGAAGCTGAGAACAAACTCAAACGTCCTCAGTCAAGCCAGTACCAACTGGGCCAACAATTCAAGAAGCCTAGGTTTTCAAGTAACCAATTCACCAGTTCTCCATCTAAAGGAACCACTCCTTCTCAATCAAGCAAAGAGGGAGTCAAGTGCCAAACTTGTAGATTCACTCACACTAGTGAATGCCGTAGGAATTCTGGAGCTTGTTTCCGTTGTGGAAAGATGGACCATCGCATTGCTCAATGCCCTCTTCCAGATCCAAGGAATGGTCCAGCAGGTGGAACAACACCAAACAAGCCTAAAGAGAACAAGCCAAATGCTCGAGTCTATGCTATCACTCAAGAAGAGGCTGACAACTCCAATGATGTCGTAGCTGGTACAATTTTGATCAATAACATACCTGCTTATGtgttatttgattgtggtgctacgcatTCATTCATGTCTAAGAGATTTGCCAAGAAGTTAGGAGCTAAGCCTGATAACTTAGAAGAACCATATAGACTAGCAACTCCTGCAAATCGAATTTTAGAAACTCGCACTCTATATCGGGATATTGGTGTTCTCATAGATAATAAGAGTTTCAAGGAAAACCTGATTCAACTAAACATGGTGGAATTCGATGTAAttcttgggatggattggttagctAATAATCATGCTTTAGTAGAATGTCATGGAAAGACGGTAACCATCCAAGTTCCACACCAAGAGAAAATTTTGTTTCATGGCAAGACCAAAGAACGAAAGACTCTTCTTCCTGCTTCTCaaacttggaaagccatgaaaagtAGAGAAGAAGTTTACCTAGCCATGTTAAGCGAGGTAAAACAAGAAACTGCACTTGCACTAGAAGAGATTCCGGTAGTACAAGAGTTTCCGGATGTCTTTCCTGAAGAACTCCCGGGCACAATccccgatcgtgaagtggagTTTGAGATCAACTTGATTCCTAGGGCTGCACCGACCTCAAAAGCaccatacagaatggccccaGCGGAATTAAAAGAACTCAAAGAGCAACTTCAAGAATTGTTGGATAAGAAGCAAATCCGACCAAGCGCATCCCCTTGGGGAGCTCCTGtcctgttcgtaaagaagaaggacggaagcatgagattgtgtatcaaTTACAGATAa